From the Halomonas meridiana genome, one window contains:
- a CDS encoding ferritin-like domain-containing protein, which produces MEAKYLEDWLRDAHAMEKQAEEMLKAQAKRIEHYPTLRARIDQHLHETEHQAEKLERLMNELGIDTSAVKDMGGKLTAFGQSLGGMMAGDEVVKGGIASYAFECFEIANYKALIAAAEQANQPEVVRVCREILQEEQAMADWLDQHLDDTTRTFLARADDNDVQAKK; this is translated from the coding sequence ATGGAAGCCAAGTATTTGGAAGATTGGTTACGCGATGCTCATGCGATGGAAAAGCAGGCGGAAGAGATGTTGAAAGCGCAGGCGAAACGAATCGAGCACTACCCGACGCTGCGCGCCCGCATTGATCAGCATCTTCATGAGACCGAGCATCAGGCTGAAAAGCTGGAGCGGTTGATGAATGAGCTGGGGATCGACACCTCTGCCGTCAAAGACATGGGCGGTAAGCTGACGGCCTTTGGCCAGTCGCTGGGTGGCATGATGGCAGGCGATGAGGTGGTCAAGGGCGGTATTGCGAGCTATGCCTTCGAATGCTTTGAGATTGCCAACTACAAGGCGCTGATTGCGGCGGCCGAGCAGGCCAATCAGCCAGAGGTGGTGCGTGTGTGCCGTGAGATTCTGCAAGAGGAGCAGGCCATGGCGGACTGGTTGGATCAGCATCTGGACGATACTACCCGCACCTTCCTGGCACGCGCGGACGACAACGACGTGCAGGCCAAGAAGTAA